The Chanos chanos chromosome 9, fChaCha1.1, whole genome shotgun sequence genome includes the window CAGGGTTGCTGGTCTTGTTCCAACTGAGCGTTTGCAGACGTAGAGTGCAATGAGTGCAAGTAAGACCAGAGGATCAGACAAAGAGCCACAGAGTCCCAACAGGCAGTAATATGTCTCAGTAAGGGCTAACACACAACAAGTTCGTTAAAGAGAACACCCAGGGTGTGAGGAGGTGCGCAGAACCGAAGCATTTGAATTCGTGTTTTAACTTACGTGACATGGGGTCCCCTGGCCAGACGGATCAAATAAAGAGTTGCTCCACCCATGCCcagacagatgaagaaaaaCTGCGGAATAagctgtgtgtgggagtgagagagagagagagagagagagagagagtacactcTTATGGGTGCCATATGAAACCATAGAGGTTCCATAGAGCACCCTCTTAGCAAGAAGGATTCTTGAGGGTGCTATAGATTGTTAGTTTTTTAGGTTAcacaaaaaatagacaaaagTAACACGGGAAGTAATATTATCACTAATTAATCAGCGACAATCGGGCCAGTAAGTAAACAAAGCTGGAGCCCTTATGTTGGGTTTTGGATTATGTAATTTATGCTGACAGTACATTTTATGCCAAATGTAGGCCTACAGTCTAGACTCGGCATTAATTTATCAGTAAGGTATCCTGAAATTCCTCCGCTTGTAAGACTACAATAAACTACAATTTCcgatgttctgtttttttttttctttgcgaCAAAAACACTGCTGTCCGAGCATTTTGAGCGTCGGGTTTGCCGTCAGTAGTCGCAGGGATGTATAAAGTTAGATGTTGGATACCATCAAGATTAGATCAATTTACATCCCTGCCCTCTGGTTGTTCTGTTGTAGACCGCTTGCCAAGCATCGTCATAcactgtgtctgcgtgtctagacaagttttttttttttttaactagccAACGTAGTCTATAGCAGATCGTTTCTCTCCCAGCGCAGTATGCCTACGATATGCGCTGTCCAAATGCTGAAAGCTTCTACAACATATAGGAGAACGTAGAAAAGCCATGCGGAATTAGACTGATTTAACATACCCTACCAGAAGGACAACGACGTTATGATTTGAGTGTTCCGGTTAAACGGTACAATTTCTGAGGAACATGAAAGGCTGCATTTCAAAAATCCGCGGCGGGTATGTGGGTCAGTCGCAGATCCGTTTGTCCTCTTGTTTAAGTTCAGAGCCAGATTGGATAAAGAGGGCAATAAGGACGTTAAtctctctgatattttttttaggTCCCACACGTGAGGAGTAAACAAACCATGTGGAACTAAAACgcaaagaaaataatgaatatGACAAATAAAGAACCGACATGGAGCTAGAACgcaaaagataataataataataataaataagtcAATTAAACAGTAAAGGATTTTGAACTGAAAAGCAAAGAGAGTGACTAACattacaatgacaaaaaacacaattacaaaaacacaatttaaaacaacaacaagggCATTTCAAGATTTGATTCGATTAATTTACTAAAACCATTCGTTTTTTAAACTGCAAAGGCGTGAGATCATGAAACACTCATTATATCAaatcatagatagatagatagatagatagatagatagatagatagatagacagatcaAATTTGCCTTGCGCTTTCACGCAGGAGCAGTTTATCCGCTAAAACAGCAgaactacacatacacaagctAATTGGTGTCACAGAAGTATTCACTCAAGAATATATCTATCCGTTAAAACTTCGGTCTTaatgacatttgttttaaaaaaaaaaacaatttagaCGAATTTCGTTCTGTAAGCACAGCAAATATACAAACTACAATGCCAACAACAGGGTGAGGAAATAGCCATAAAAAACGAACTCACTCCTGGGTGCTTCCTTGCATGTTCCCGAACAATACGAAGCATTATGACAGATACACGCCTACAGTGCTGTGATCTGCTTAATTTAAATTGACCAGACTTTTTAGAGAAAACGATCTAATTTTACGtgcaatacacacacccagCTGTTCTAACTTTGGAAGATCAAGAAGCCCAGAGATCCTAttagagggaggaggggaggagacgtattgagagagagagagagagagagagagagagacattatctGATTTTAACAGTTGCATGTGGTGTTTTGGGAAACACTTTGCACGTAGCCACTGCCATCATGGGTGATGAGACACATATGAACATTTGAAAGCGGGAAGTGTACAGTCAAATAAAGGAGTGGAAGTTAAGGGTTCTTTGATATTCTCCAGTATTTGGatcaactttctttctttctttaacgaAACCAGCTGACCAAAGGCTGCCTTGCCATTCCCTTTTGGCTCAAATCAAGGCACgagggaaaagaggggaaaCGCAAATATTTATCTAACAACAGATTATTTAAGTTAGAGTCCATACAGTACACGAATAAACACTCAGTGTTCCGAAAAACTGATATTTAAACATGCCCCGTTTCTCGTTTCAAATATAGTAAAAAATAGTCTGCCCACAATATGTTAGTCAAAGACGGCGACAGTACACTGTATTATCTAAGTGAGGTTTTTAAAAGAATTACTTTACTGCAAATGAACAGGCTATTGGTTAAGTTGACCCATTGGTATTTGTAAAGTGGAAAGACGATAAGCAACCACTTTAATAGTAGTGTGGCATATAATGTTATAGTGCCATAATCCAGTTCAATAGGCGATTGAACCTCCGTAACACTGAGTTGGTCAGATCCCTCACTTAAAGTATGCAAATACCTTACGGTATGTAATGGCTTATGGTTCGACTCCTAAGAGAATGAATGAACGTTGAGCGTACTGTGAAATTAATGAACAAATTATTGAATTCATGCAAAGCGAACGACGTTCGCTTTTACATGCAGCACtagggggaggggaagggatGGGAGGTGAAATAATTCGCTTAACAGATCGCAGAATAAGATAGCGAATACAAAATAGTCAGAAAACCCAGTCCCGACATCTTTCCCCCCTGCACCAAGAGTAACATGTACCGTGAGGTCCGTTGTGACACCACTTGTCTGTTGCTTTCTTTACGATGTAGGCTACTGAAAACTATCCTAACAAATTACCCACATTCTGCAGGCTAACGAGAGACTCGGTGAAACGATAAATAAGAGGAATTTGTCCCAACTGAGAACAAATTGCCCTCTTTCGGCTGGGTGATGAGAGACTCAGTGAAACGATAAATCAGAGGAATTTGTCCTTAATCGAGCCGTGGGTTAGAGCTCCGCTTTGAATCCAGACATGGTGACGCCAGCTTGTTCCTTTGTAATTGGTGGGTTACATAAATCCTACAGAGGAAGTCTGCAAAACCCTGTCTCACTTTTGGACAGCGTAGCCTTGGGTCACGGTCTGGACAGGGACTGTCTGACAGAAGTTCTACTGGGCTTGAGGAGAAATGAGGTGTCAGCCCGTTTTAAACTATTTTGATAGTAACTCGATGGGTCGTCACTGCCCCTGAGAAAACTGTGCTCCCAATATTTTTCAGCTGACACTGTTGAAGGAAAGCAACTCAGTGAAAATGTGCAGTTATTTATatatcataaaaaaacacaaattacagAAATTTAGCACAAACCAGGAACAGAAGGGACAGACAGTTTAGCACAACAATCTCACGGTTTAACATCAGCACTATAAAAATAAAGTCTTTTCAATGTTCATCAGGTGCAACGTGTCCTGGCCATGCACTCTTCAAACTCTAAATACAAGAGCATTGAGATGTCGGCCTCCTTAGACATCTTTCCTCTAAGTAGAACTGCTATGTATGTGGTACTGGCCACGCTGTATGGATACACAGCTGTTCTATTGTGTGGATGTGGGGACTCCAGATTCTGAGGCAGAGGCAGGTGCAGGTACAGTGTCCATGGCTGATTCTGGGGTGGTGGCATGCAGTGGCTGCTGTGTAGGGGTGGGGGGCTCCGCGGCCTGGGGGGGGTCACTGGCCCGTGGTGCTGGTTTGCTGATCCTCATGGGGATGAAGAGGTTGGAAGCACAGTGTTCACTGAGAtattctccccctttctcttcgTAGTCCTGACGACTGATCCAGCCCTGAGCCCCAGGAGGGTTCCTCAAAGCCCACTCACAAGCCCCAAACCAGGCATCCAAGGCTGGTCGTGATGCCAACGATACCTGGGAATTAATAACATGGTTTCTTTCTGAAGAATG containing:
- the ndufa4l2a gene encoding NADH dehydrogenase [ubiquinone] 1 alpha subcomplex subunit 4-like 2; the protein is MLRIVREHARKHPGLIPQFFFICLGMGGATLYLIRLARGPHVTWNKTSNPEPWNQLNPTYQYKFVAINTDYKNLKKEGPDF